The Aptenodytes patagonicus chromosome 27, bAptPat1.pri.cur, whole genome shotgun sequence genome contains a region encoding:
- the LOC143171472 gene encoding keratin, type II cytoskeletal 4-like yields MSRQSCGLGKGFSSSSACFGGRNKVTFSSVSRGGCRGPGNAGGFSSRSLYSLGGSKSISLGGFGGGGGVCRGFGAGGQGGFGYGYSAGAGFRGGYGGGAGGGFGGGLGGGFGGFGGGFDGGIGGQGFPPCPPGGIREVTINQSLLAPLNLEIDPEIQKVRTQEREEMRQLNDKFASFIDKVRFLEQQNRVLETKWKLLQEQGGTGTGGRNLDPFFESYISGLRKQLDSLSSEKHQLESELKSFQDMVEDFKMKYEEEINKRTVAENDFVLLKKDVDAVYMTKVDLQAKSDSLADEINFLKYLYEAELSQMQKTVSDTSVVLSMDNNRNLDLDSIIAEVKAQYEEIANRSRVEAESWYRYKYEELQATAGKHGDSLKNTKTEISELNRMIQRIRAEIENVKKQCETLQSAIVDAEERGELALKDAAAKLTDLESGLQKAKADMARQLREYQELMNVKMALDVEIATYRKLLEGEESRMSGECQSAVSISVVAGGSSSAGGGYGGGLCLGGGGGIGFGAGSGRGSCNTGGAGFGYSSGGGGFGSGGGFCSGGGFGSGGAGFCSVGGGSNSVVVGSGTILKKTTSSVSVNPKV; encoded by the exons ATGTCTCGCCAGTCCTGTGGTCTCGGCAAGGGATTCAGCTCCAGCTCCGCTTGCTTCGGAGGGAGGAACAAGGTCACGTTCAGCTCTGTGTCCCGTGGAGGATGCAGGGGACCTGGCAACGCTGGAGGCTTCAGCAGCAGGAGCCTCTATTCCTTGGGAGGGAGTAAAAGTATCTCTCTGGGAGGAtttggtggaggtggtggtgtcTGCAGAGGTTTTGGGGCAGGTGGCCAAGGAGGCTTTGGCTACGGCTACAGCGCTGGGGCAGGATTTCGTGGCGGCTATGGTGGTGGAGCCGGAGGTGGCTTCGGTGGAGGCCTCGGTGGTGGTTTTGGAGGCTTTGGTGGAGGATTTGATGGCGGGATTGGAGGTCAAGGCTTTCCCCCTTGCCCACCGGGCGGCATCAGGGAAGTGACCATCAACCAGAGCCTGCTGGCTCCGCTCAACCTTGAAATCGACCCGGAGATCCAGAAGGTGCGAACACAAGAGCGGGAGGAGATGAGGCAGCTCAACGACAAATTCGCTTCCTTCATTGACAAG GTGCGGTTCCTAGAGCAGCAGAACCGAGTCCTGGAGACCAAGTGGAAACTCCTGCAGGAGCAGGGTGGCACAGGGACGGGCGGCAGGAACCTCGACCCCTTTTTTGAAAGCTACATCAGCGGGCTGAGGAAGCAGCTGGACAGCCTCTCGAGCGAGAAGCATCAGCTGGAGTCGGAGCTGAAGAGCTTCCAAGATATGGTGGAAGACTTCAAGATGAA GTACGAAgaggaaataaacaaaaggaCAGTTGCGGAGAACGATTTTGTGCTCCTAAAAAAg GACGTGGATGCAGTCTATATGACCAAGGTGGATCTTCAGGCAAAATCAGACTCTCTGGCAGATGAGATTAACTTCTTGAAGTATCTTTACGAAGCG GAGCTGTCTCAGATGCAGAAGACCGTTTCCGACACCTCTGTCGTTCTGTCCATGGACAATAACCGAAACCTGGACCTGGACAGCATCATTGCAGAGGTCAAAGCCCAATACGAGGAGATTGCCAACAGGAGCCGAGTGGAGGCTGAGTCTTGGTACCGATACAAG TATGAAGAGCTGCAGGCTACCGCAGGCAAACACGGAGACAGCCTTAAGAACACAAAGACCGAGATCTCTGAGCTCAACCGCATGATCCAGAGGATACGGGCCGAGATCGAGAACGTGAAGAAACAG TGTGAAACTCTGCAGAGCGCCATTGTGGATGCGGAGGAGCGCGGGGAGCTGGCCCTCAAGGACGCCGCGGCCAAACTGACTGACCTGGAGTCAGGCCTGCAGAAAGCCAAGGCAGACATGGCCCGGCAGCTCCGCGAGTACCAGGAGCTCATGAATGTCAAGATGGCCCTGGACGTTGAGATCGCGACCTACAGGAAGCtcctggaaggagaggagagcag GATGTCTGGCGAGTGTCAGAGTGCCGTGAGCATCT ctgtggTGGCAggcggcagcagctctgcaggaggtgGATACGGTGGCGGACTGTgccttggaggaggaggaggaatcggATTTGGTGCTGGAAGTGGGAGAGGCAGCTGTAACACAGGCGGTGCTGGCTTCGGCTACAGCTCAGGAGGGGGCGGATTTGGCTCCGGGGGAGGATTTTGTTCTGGGGGGGGATTCGGCTCCGGAGGGGCAGGATTCTGCTCTGTGGGCGGAGGGTCTAACTCGGTGGTGGTGGGGTCTGGCACCATCCTGAAGAAGACCACCAGCTCTGTGTCTGTCAACCCGAAGGTCTAG
- the KRT8 gene encoding keratin, type II cytoskeletal 8 translates to MSITITRKTLRSSSAVPGRSFSSHSYTAGPGMRMSTASAFGGYGGSRYGAGLYRGPAVVPGAGGGITAVSVNQSLLTPLNLEIDPSIQRVRKEEKEQIKTLNNKFASFIDKVRFLEQQNKMLETKWSLLQTQKTTRSNMNGLFEAYIANLRHQLEGLGQERLRLEAELGNMQGLVEEFKNKYEEEINHRTEKENEFVLLKKDVDEAYMNKVELESRLESLTDEINFLRQLYEEELRELQSQISDTSVVLSMDNNRSLDLDGIIAEVKAQYEDIANRSRAEAESMYQIKYEELKTTAGKHGDDLRNTRGEINELNRLIQRIQAEIEALKNQRASLETAIAEAEERGELALKDAKGKLAELEAALQKAKQDMARQLREYQELMNVKLALDIEIATYRKLLEGEESRLESGMQNLSIHTKTTGYSAGFGGGFGGSFGGGSSTSFASSGYAMSPPALESSSLTKSRAIVIKKIETRDGKLVSESSDVLAS, encoded by the exons ATGTCCATCACCATCACCAGGAAGACTCTGAGGAGCAGCTCGGCCGTACCCGGCCGTTCCTTCAGCTCCCACTCCTACACTGCCGGCCCCGGCATGAGGATGAGTACGGCTTCAGCCTTCGGCGGCTACGGCGGGAGCCGCTACGGAGCCGGGTTGTACCGGGGTCCGGCCGTcgtgcccggggcggggggtggcatCACGGCTGTGAGCGTCAACCAGAGCCTCCTGACGCCCCTCAACCTGGAGATCGACCCCAGCATCCAGCGGGTgcggaaggaggagaaggagcaaaTCAAGACACTCAACAACAAGTTCGCCTCCTTCATCGACaag gtccGTTTCCTGGAGCAGCAGAACAAGATGCTGGAGACCAAGTGGAGCCTCCTGCAGACCCAGAAGACCACCCGCAGCAACATGAACGGGCTCTTCGAGGCGTACATCGCCAACCTGCGCCACCAGCTCGAGGGCCTGGGCCAGGAGCGCCTGCGCCTGGAAGCCGAGCTGGGCAACATGCAGGGGCTGGTGGAGGAGTTCAAGAACAA gTACGAAGAAGAGATCAACCACCGCACCGAGAAGGAAAACGAGTTTGTCCTGCTCAAAAAG GACGTGGACGAAGCCTACATGAACAAGGTGGAGCTGGAGTCCCGCCTGGAGAGCTTGACTGATGAAATCAATTTCCTGAGGCAGCTTTACGAGGAG GAGCTCCGGGAGCTGCAGTCGCAGATCTCCGACACCTCCGTCGTCCTCTCCATGGACAACAACCGCAGCCTGGACCTGGACGGGATCATTGCCGAGGTGAAGGCGCAGTACGAGGACATCGCCAACCGCAGCCGTGCCGAGGCCGAGAGCATGTACCAGATCAAG TACGAGGAGTTGAAGACGACGGCCGGGAAGCACGGGGACGACCTGCGCAACACCCGCGGCGAGATCAACGAGCTCAACAGGCTGATCCAGAGGATCCAGGCGGAGATCGAGGCGCTCAAGAACCAG CGAGCCAGCCTGGAGACGGCCATCGCGGAGGCGGAGGAGCGCGGGGAGCTGGCCCTGAAGGACGCCAAGGGGAAGCTGGCCGAGCTGGAGGCCGCCCTGCAGAAGGCGAAGCAGGACATGGCCCGGCAGCTCCGCGAGTACCAGGAGCTCATGAACGTCAAGCTGGCCCTGGACATCGAGATCGCGACCtacaggaagctgctggagggcGAGGAGAGCAG GCTGGAGTCGGGCATGCAAAACCTGAGCATCCACACCAAGACGACGGGGTACTCGG CTGGCTTCGGCGGGGGCTTCGGTGGCAGCTTCGGGGGGGGCTCCAGCACCTCCTTCGCCAGCTCTGGCTACGCCATGTCCCCCCCGGCGCTGGAGAGCTCGTCCCTCACCAAGTCCCGCGCCATCGTCATCAAGAAGATCGAGACCCGCGACGGCAAGCTGGTGTCCGAGTCCTCCGACGTCCTGGCCAGCTGa